The following are encoded in a window of Rhizobium sp. WYJ-E13 genomic DNA:
- a CDS encoding LysR family transcriptional regulator, with protein MDLHGIDLNLLVAFDALMKERSVTKAGIRIGRTQPAMSAALARLRSLLKDELLVRGPQGLQPTPRALDLAEPLSRALAEIQRTLDFIQAFDPSSTSATFTVGLSDHPTFALLPRLVILLAKAAPAATLQVRNFSARDDAIDLLDSGEVDATVGVPATKTGRILTQPLFEERFVCIVRKDHPAAGSALNLDAFLALPHLLVSPENERFGHVDAALAKKGLQRRLALTLPNMYAAPLLIARSNMIATLMAGVVAASGHSDELALLEPPISLDSIPFVLSWHRRNDAHPAQRWFRACVSDAARNM; from the coding sequence ATGGATTTGCATGGTATCGATCTCAATCTGCTTGTCGCCTTCGACGCGCTCATGAAAGAACGGAGCGTGACGAAGGCCGGCATTCGCATCGGCCGAACGCAGCCGGCGATGAGCGCTGCTTTGGCGCGGTTGCGCAGCCTTCTCAAGGACGAGTTGCTGGTGCGCGGACCGCAGGGGCTGCAGCCGACACCACGGGCGCTTGATCTCGCCGAACCCTTGTCGCGTGCCCTTGCCGAAATCCAGCGCACGCTTGATTTTATCCAGGCGTTCGATCCCTCAAGCACATCTGCGACTTTCACGGTCGGCCTTTCCGACCATCCGACTTTCGCGCTTCTCCCGCGGCTCGTTATTCTTCTCGCCAAGGCGGCTCCAGCCGCGACATTGCAAGTCAGGAATTTCAGTGCGCGTGACGACGCCATCGACCTGCTGGATTCGGGAGAAGTCGATGCTACGGTCGGCGTGCCCGCAACGAAAACAGGACGCATCCTGACCCAGCCTCTGTTCGAGGAGCGTTTCGTCTGTATCGTCAGGAAGGATCATCCGGCTGCAGGGAGCGCGCTCAATCTCGATGCATTTCTGGCTCTTCCGCACCTGCTCGTCTCGCCAGAGAACGAGCGCTTCGGCCATGTCGATGCGGCGCTGGCGAAAAAAGGGCTTCAGCGACGGCTCGCGCTGACCCTTCCGAATATGTATGCCGCACCGCTGCTGATTGCCCGCTCCAACATGATCGCCACCTTGATGGCTGGTGTCGTGGCGGCTTCTGGCCATTCGGACGAACTCGCCTTGCTGGAGCCGCCCATCTCGCTCGACAGCATTCCTTTTGTCCTGTCATGGCATCGGCGCAATGATGCACATCCAGCGCAGCGCTGGTTCCGGGCATGCGTTTCCGATGCAGCGCGCAATATGTAG
- a CDS encoding methyl-accepting chemotaxis protein, with protein MKNLKISKQLILLVIGLMVAFAIATTLQVRSSVDAIYKERYDMLRSEVQSAVSVLKFYQAKVTSGEMKLEDAQKQAYATVNAMKYDPDGYFFGYDYDVKMIFHYDASKVGQINKGQPDSKGKLYREELVKLGQQGGGLVEYYSTAKPGQPVGDYRKTAYAMAFDPWKVVVSSGVYMDDLDAQVNDKILAALSGSIVLFFFALVAAYLVIRGISNPLKDVHTALQAVADEDVSLDIPHTGMNNEVGMMAKATQALQEKIRERHAMSDREAAQQLALESERETNLRHQQDEASLQARVVSTIGQALEQIAHGDLTVRCADIGQKYAALRDNFNDALSHLEAAMAQVSAKGGDIGVAKEEIRRASNELSQRTERQAASLEETSAALDELTVAVRQTADGAHEASKRVHSVSTEATHSDAIVTQAIEAMSGIEKSSSEITKIIGVIDEIAFQTNLLALNAGVEAARAGESGKGFAVVAQEVRELAQRSAAAAKEIKDQIARSSSQVDHGVRLVGEAGEALKRISDQIKAANEIVAKIAHSASEQDTTLRSISSSMNQLDAATQQNAAMAEETTASAETLAADTDELLGLIRGFRVGNAAAAPAMHQGRRAA; from the coding sequence ATGAAAAATTTGAAAATATCGAAGCAGCTTATCTTGCTGGTCATCGGCCTGATGGTGGCGTTTGCAATCGCAACCACCCTCCAGGTCCGCTCCTCGGTCGATGCGATCTACAAGGAACGCTATGACATGCTGCGTTCGGAGGTCCAGTCCGCGGTCTCCGTTCTCAAGTTCTATCAGGCGAAGGTGACTTCAGGCGAAATGAAGCTGGAAGACGCCCAGAAACAAGCCTACGCCACCGTCAATGCCATGAAATACGATCCGGATGGCTATTTCTTCGGCTATGACTACGACGTCAAGATGATATTCCACTATGACGCCTCGAAAGTCGGGCAGATCAACAAGGGGCAGCCGGACAGCAAGGGCAAGCTCTATCGCGAAGAGCTGGTCAAGCTCGGGCAGCAGGGCGGTGGTCTTGTCGAATATTATTCCACAGCCAAACCCGGACAGCCTGTTGGCGATTATCGCAAGACGGCCTATGCAATGGCCTTCGATCCCTGGAAGGTTGTTGTTAGTAGCGGCGTCTACATGGACGATCTCGATGCCCAGGTGAACGACAAGATCCTTGCGGCGCTGTCTGGCAGTATTGTCCTGTTCTTCTTCGCCCTTGTCGCCGCCTATCTGGTCATCCGCGGCATATCGAACCCTCTGAAGGACGTGCACACCGCGCTGCAGGCTGTTGCAGACGAAGATGTGTCGCTTGATATCCCGCATACGGGCATGAACAACGAAGTCGGCATGATGGCGAAGGCGACGCAGGCGCTGCAGGAAAAGATCAGGGAACGTCACGCGATGTCCGATCGCGAGGCTGCCCAGCAGCTGGCGCTCGAAAGCGAGCGCGAAACCAACCTGCGCCATCAGCAGGACGAAGCCTCGCTGCAGGCTCGTGTCGTCAGCACCATCGGCCAGGCGCTGGAGCAGATCGCCCACGGCGACCTGACGGTGCGTTGCGCCGACATCGGCCAGAAATACGCGGCTCTGCGCGACAACTTCAACGATGCGCTCTCGCATCTGGAAGCCGCCATGGCCCAGGTCAGCGCCAAGGGCGGCGATATCGGCGTCGCCAAGGAAGAAATCCGCCGTGCCTCCAACGAACTGTCGCAGCGCACCGAGCGCCAGGCCGCAAGCCTGGAGGAAACCTCGGCGGCTCTCGACGAGTTGACCGTCGCCGTCCGCCAGACGGCCGATGGTGCCCATGAGGCGAGCAAGCGGGTTCACTCGGTCTCGACCGAAGCCACCCATAGCGATGCGATCGTCACCCAGGCGATTGAAGCCATGAGCGGCATCGAAAAGTCGTCGTCGGAAATCACCAAGATCATCGGCGTCATCGACGAGATCGCCTTCCAGACGAACCTGCTGGCTCTGAATGCCGGTGTCGAGGCAGCGCGTGCCGGCGAAAGCGGCAAGGGCTTTGCCGTCGTCGCCCAGGAAGTCCGCGAACTGGCCCAGCGCTCGGCGGCTGCCGCCAAGGAGATCAAGGATCAGATCGCCCGCTCGTCCAGCCAGGTCGATCATGGCGTCCGCCTCGTCGGCGAGGCAGGCGAAGCGCTGAAGCGCATCTCCGATCAGATCAAGGCCGCCAACGAGATTGTCGCCAAGATCGCCCACAGCGCCTCCGAACAGGATACGACGCTGCGCTCGATCTCGTCGTCGATGAACCAGCTCGACGCCGCCACCCAGCAGAACGCCGCCATGGCCGAAGAGACCACGGCATCGGCCGAAACGCTGGCTGCCGACACCGACGAACTGCTCGGCCTTATCAGAGGCTTCCGCGTCGGCAACGCCGCAGCCGCTCCCGCCATGCATCAGGGCCGCCGCGCCGCATAA
- a CDS encoding methyl-accepting chemotaxis protein, producing the protein MKKLKIAHQLFALVGVLMVAFAVATYFEIRTSEQAIYDERFDMLRTQVESGISVLNTFYEREKAGQMTHEAAQAEAFDILKRVTFQPSGYLFGFDYNVIQLFHPSPVNLGKDMSGQVDKTGAKFSQALVDHGKAGGGRTYYYWTKPGQPEDQVFLKGGYSKAFEPWKVVVGTGVYLDDLQQKVNATIWKALTASLIVFVGGMAVAAYFIRGISNPLKDVHTALQAVADEDVSLDIPHTGMNNEVGMMAKATQALQEKIRERHAMSDREAAQQLALESERETNLRHQQDEASLQARVVSTIGQALEQIAHGDLTVRCADIGQKYAALRDNFNDALSHLEAAMAQVSAKGGDIGVAKEEIRRASNELSQRTERQAASLEETSAALDELTVAVRQTADGAHEASKRVHSVSTEATHSDAIVTQAIEAMSGIEKSSSEITKIIGVIDEIAFQTNLLALNAGVEAARAGESGKGFAVVAQEVRELAQRSAAAAKEIKDQIARSSSQVDHGVRLVGEAGEALKRISDQIKAANEIVAKIAHSASEQDTTLRSISSSMNQLDAATQQNAAMAEETTASAETLAADTDELLSLIRGFRVGNAAAAPAMHQGRRAA; encoded by the coding sequence ATGAAGAAGCTCAAGATTGCCCATCAGCTTTTTGCGCTGGTCGGTGTTTTGATGGTCGCATTTGCAGTCGCAACCTATTTTGAAATACGTACATCCGAGCAGGCGATCTATGACGAGCGCTTCGACATGCTTCGCACGCAGGTCGAATCGGGCATCTCGGTTCTCAACACGTTCTACGAACGCGAGAAGGCCGGCCAGATGACGCATGAGGCTGCCCAGGCAGAAGCCTTTGACATCCTGAAGCGCGTGACTTTCCAGCCATCAGGCTATCTTTTCGGCTTCGACTACAACGTCATCCAGCTCTTCCATCCGAGCCCAGTGAATCTCGGCAAGGACATGAGCGGCCAGGTCGACAAGACGGGCGCGAAATTCAGCCAAGCCCTTGTCGACCACGGCAAAGCTGGCGGCGGCCGCACCTACTATTATTGGACCAAGCCCGGTCAGCCGGAAGATCAGGTCTTTCTGAAGGGCGGCTATTCCAAGGCTTTCGAACCCTGGAAGGTCGTCGTTGGTACCGGCGTTTATCTCGACGACCTGCAGCAGAAGGTCAATGCCACAATCTGGAAGGCGCTGACTGCCTCGCTGATCGTCTTCGTCGGCGGCATGGCGGTTGCGGCTTATTTTATCCGCGGCATATCGAACCCTCTGAAGGACGTGCACACCGCGCTGCAGGCTGTTGCAGACGAAGATGTGTCGCTTGATATCCCGCATACGGGCATGAACAACGAAGTCGGCATGATGGCGAAGGCGACGCAGGCGCTGCAGGAAAAGATCAGGGAACGTCACGCGATGTCCGATCGCGAGGCTGCCCAGCAGCTGGCGCTCGAAAGCGAGCGCGAAACCAACCTGCGCCATCAGCAGGACGAAGCCTCGCTGCAGGCTCGTGTCGTCAGCACCATCGGCCAGGCGCTGGAGCAGATCGCCCACGGCGACCTGACGGTGCGTTGCGCCGACATCGGCCAGAAATACGCGGCTCTGCGCGACAACTTCAACGATGCGCTCTCGCATCTGGAAGCCGCCATGGCCCAGGTCAGCGCCAAGGGCGGCGATATCGGCGTCGCCAAGGAAGAAATCCGCCGTGCCTCCAACGAACTGTCGCAGCGCACCGAGCGCCAGGCCGCAAGCCTGGAGGAAACCTCGGCGGCTCTCGACGAGTTGACCGTCGCCGTCCGCCAGACGGCCGATGGTGCCCATGAGGCGAGCAAGCGGGTTCACTCAGTCTCGACCGAAGCCACCCATAGCGATGCGATCGTCACCCAGGCGATTGAAGCCATGAGCGGCATCGAAAAGTCGTCGTCGGAAATCACCAAGATCATCGGCGTCATCGACGAGATCGCCTTCCAGACGAACCTGCTGGCTCTGAATGCCGGTGTCGAGGCAGCGCGTGCCGGCGAAAGCGGCAAGGGCTTTGCCGTCGTCGCCCAGGAAGTCCGCGAACTGGCCCAGCGCTCGGCGGCTGCCGCCAAGGAGATCAAGGATCAGATCGCCCGCTCGTCCAGCCAGGTCGATCATGGCGTCCGCCTCGTCGGCGAGGCAGGCGAAGCGCTGAAGCGCATCTCCGATCAGATCAAGGCCGCCAACGAGATTGTCGCCAAGATCGCCCACAGCGCCTCCGAACAGGATACGACGCTGCGCTCGATCTCGTCGTCGATGAACCAACTCGACGCCGCCACCCAGCAGAACGCCGCCATGGCCGAAGAGACCACGGCATCGGCCGAAACGCTGGCTGCCGACACCGACGAACTGCTCAGCCTTATCAGAGGCTTCCGCGTCGGCAACGCCGCAGCCGCTCCCGCCATGCATCAGGGTCGCCGCGCCGCATAA
- a CDS encoding 4-oxalocrotonate tautomerase family protein produces MPFANYKFPEGTLTAEQKEDIILRTTAMFVDFFGEGVRPYTMVLVDEVVDGGYGRAGETLTIAKMQKER; encoded by the coding sequence ATGCCATTCGCAAACTACAAGTTTCCCGAGGGTACTCTGACCGCAGAGCAGAAGGAGGATATCATTCTACGAACGACGGCCATGTTCGTCGACTTTTTCGGGGAGGGCGTTCGCCCCTACACCATGGTCCTCGTCGATGAGGTCGTCGACGGCGGTTATGGCCGCGCAGGCGAAACGCTCACCATCGCCAAGATGCAAAAGGAACGATGA